The Mercurialis annua linkage group LG8, ddMerAnnu1.2, whole genome shotgun sequence genome window below encodes:
- the LOC126660100 gene encoding uncharacterized acetyltransferase At3g50280-like produces MPCDSSSLTVHSKCTIFPHRKSTMEDLKLSVSDLPMLSCHYIQKGCLFTRPSSTTTDSLISLLKDSLSQTLSHFPPLAGRLKTDSDGYVYITCNDAGVDFIHASDTNIFVRDVISPGCVPVCVKSFFTCDRMVSYNGHYNPILAVQVTELADGVFIGCSVNHSVTDGTSFWNFFNTFAELTRGIKKISKVGQPDFSRNSVLISPAVLKLPHGGPTVSFNENEALSERIFSFSREAILKLKGIANNNNNKKINDQSVELIGKQNNDPLFNNGKIMNVILETFFKNAVSKPPESEISSFQALCALLWRAVTRGRKLNPAKMTTFRMAVNCRARLNPNLDPFYFGNAIQSIPTYASCGDVLSKDLRWCAQQLNKNVVAHNDSTIRRFVDSWEKNPVCFPLGNFDGASMTMGSSPRFPMYDNDFGWGRPLAVRSGGANKFDGKISAFPGREGGGSVDLEVVLKPETMAMIESDYEFMQYVS; encoded by the coding sequence ATGCCTTGCGATTCTTCTTCTCTAACAGTCCACTCAAAATGCACAATCTTCCCCCACCGGAAATCCACCATGGAAGATCTCAAGCTCTCCGTCTCCGATCTGCCCATGCTTTCTTGCCATTACATTCAAAAGGGCTGTCTCTTCACCCGCCCATCTTCAACCACCACTGACTCTCTCATTTCCCTTCTTAAAGACTCCCTTTCTCAAACACTTTCTCACTTCCCTCCCCTCGCCGGCCGCCTGAAAACCGACTCCGACGGGTACGTTTACATAACATGCAACGACGCCGGCGTTGACTTCATTCACGCCAGCGATACTAATATCTTTGTTCGTGATGTTATATCACCTGGCTGTGTCCCGGTTTGTGTCAAAAGTTTTTTTACATGTGATCGGATGGTTAGCTATAACGGCCATTATAATCCAATCTTGGCCGTTCAGGTGACGGAGTTAGCTGACGGAGTTTTCATTGGGTGCTCCGTTAATCACTCCGTTACTGACGGAACTTCATTCTGGAATTTCTTTAATACTTTTGCTGAGTTAACACGAGGAATCAAGAAAATTTCGAAAGTTGGTCAGCCGGATTTTTCAAGAAACTCTGTGTTAATATCGCCGGCGGTTCTGAAGCTTCCTCACGGCGGACCAACCGTTAGTTTTAATGAAAATGAGGCGTTGAGTGAGAGAATCTTTAGCTTTAGTAGAGAAGCAATCTTGAAATTGAAAGGTATagcgaataataataataacaagaaAATTAATGATCAGTCGGTCGAATTAATTGGTAAACAAAATAATGATCCGTTATTTAATAATGGAAAGATTATGAATGTGATTCTTGAAACGTTTTTCAAGAACGCCGTTTCGAAACCGCCGGAATCAGAAATATCGTCGTTTCAAGCATTATGTGCGCTGTTGTGGAGAGCAGTGACACGTGGAAGAAAATTAAATCCGGCGAAAATGACGACGTTTAGAATGGCTGTGAATTGTCGGGCAAGATTGAACCCGAATTTGGATCCGTTTTACTTCGGGAACGCAATTCAAAGCATTCCAACTTATGCATCATGCGGTGACGTTTTGTCTAAGGATTTACGTTGGTGTGCTCAGCAATTGAATAAAAATGTGGTAGCTCATAACGACAGTACGATACGTCGTTTTGTAGATAGTTGGGAGAAGAATCCAGTGTGTTTCCCTCTAGGGAACTTTGATGGGGCATCAATGACCATGGGGAGCTCACCTAGATTTCCTATGTACGATAATGATTTTGGGTGGGGCCGGCCTTTGGCGGTTAGGAGCGGTGGGGCCAATAAATTTGACGGTAAGATCTCCGCTTTTCCGGGAAGAGAAGGCGGCGGAAGCGTGGATCTCGAGGTGGTTTTGAAGCCGGAAACAATGGCTATGATTGAGTCTGATTATGAGTTCATGCAATATGTTTCTTAG